From one Microbacter margulisiae genomic stretch:
- a CDS encoding superoxide dismutase, whose protein sequence is MKHELPALPYATNALAPKISQQTIELHWGKHAQTYVNNLNNLIPGTPFEHASLEDIILKAEGPIFNNGAQTWNHIFYFTQFSPSPKAKPEGKLAEAIDKSFGSFEAFKEQFSKAAVGLFGSGWAWLVKKADGSLEVIQESNAGNPLRKGLTPVLTCDVWEHSYYVDYQNRRGDYVSIFWDVLDWKVIESRF, encoded by the coding sequence ATGAAACATGAACTACCGGCGCTGCCATATGCAACCAATGCTTTAGCGCCAAAAATCAGCCAGCAAACAATTGAACTTCATTGGGGCAAACACGCACAAACATATGTGAACAACCTGAATAACCTTATTCCGGGTACTCCCTTTGAACATGCGTCACTGGAAGATATCATTCTAAAAGCTGAAGGCCCTATCTTTAATAACGGAGCGCAAACCTGGAACCATATTTTCTATTTTACTCAATTTTCACCTTCTCCGAAAGCAAAACCGGAAGGGAAGCTTGCAGAAGCTATTGACAAGAGCTTTGGCTCGTTTGAAGCCTTTAAGGAACAATTTTCTAAGGCTGCCGTTGGCCTTTTCGGTTCAGGATGGGCATGGCTGGTAAAGAAAGCTGACGGCTCTCTTGAAGTTATTCAGGAAAGCAATGCAGGCAATCCTTTGCGCAAGGGATTAACCCCTGTTTTGACATGCGATGTTTGGGAACATTCCTACTATGTTGATTACCAAAATCGTCGTGGCGATTATGTTTCTATCTTCTGGGACGTCTTAGACTGGAAGGTCATTGAAAGCCGTTTTTAA
- a CDS encoding S9 family peptidase, which produces MKQLIYVLMAILCLSAGHSYAQKKAFTIADLYKMRNVGTPVVSPDGKQIAFTLTDYNLPAGKAMVNIYVADANGSHLRPITSNGKGNENPLWTNDGRGIYYVSSASGTPQLYLYTFSSGQSRKITNFSMGVDAPVLSPNNQLIAFAADVYPECGANSRCNEITDSLATNGPVQAYLADHLLFRHWTQYAAGKYSHVIVYNLQTHTYTDVTPGKYVSPTFMLGGGIGYNFSPDSKELCYVSNHDAHPEASTNADLFIVPVTGGKAVDITKDNKAWDGSPVYSPDGKYIAYRKQVIPGYESDLFRIALYNRQTGESKIITGSFDNWIDDLKWGADSKSIYFTGEVLGREPVYKIDIENQAIITPVSGAKTIYGFDLDRQGNLYYTASTVGKPVALYRMDASGNARASQLTFFNRKLEEEVDIRPADTMWVAGVDGKKVEVFIVKPHDFNPARKYPLILNVHGGPQSQWMNSFRGDWQVYPGAGYVVAFCNPHGSTGYGQAYTREISGDWGGKPFEDLMKVTDALANLSYVDSTRMGAMGWSYGGYMMNWFQARTKRFKCLASMMGLYDLRSEWGATEELWFPNFDLKGQPWNSDLYKKFSPSEYVRNFATPTLIITGQLDFRVPYTQGIQYFTTLQTLGIPSRLIIFKNDGHWPNVVKSMPLYYDAHLDWFHKYLGGAPAPYNVKELVRNQVFSPVKELK; this is translated from the coding sequence ATGAAACAGCTAATCTATGTATTAATGGCCATTTTGTGCTTATCCGCAGGGCATTCGTATGCACAAAAAAAGGCTTTTACCATTGCAGACTTGTATAAAATGCGCAATGTAGGCACTCCTGTGGTTTCTCCCGATGGCAAACAGATTGCATTTACCCTGACGGATTATAACCTTCCGGCAGGAAAAGCAATGGTGAATATTTACGTTGCCGATGCCAATGGCAGTCACCTGAGGCCGATTACCTCTAACGGCAAAGGGAATGAGAATCCTCTTTGGACAAACGATGGCAGGGGTATTTACTATGTTTCCAGCGCATCGGGTACGCCGCAATTGTATCTTTATACATTCAGCAGCGGCCAGTCACGCAAGATTACCAACTTTTCCATGGGCGTGGACGCTCCGGTGTTGTCGCCAAATAACCAACTGATTGCATTTGCTGCTGACGTATATCCCGAATGTGGTGCTAACAGCCGGTGCAATGAGATAACCGATTCCCTGGCTACGAATGGTCCTGTGCAGGCATACCTGGCCGATCATTTATTATTCAGGCACTGGACGCAGTATGCAGCCGGGAAGTATTCCCATGTTATCGTGTATAATCTGCAAACCCATACCTATACCGATGTAACTCCCGGGAAGTATGTTTCCCCCACCTTTATGCTGGGAGGCGGTATCGGATATAACTTTTCACCGGACAGCAAGGAGCTTTGCTATGTCTCTAATCATGATGCGCATCCCGAAGCTTCCACCAATGCCGATCTTTTTATCGTGCCGGTGACCGGAGGGAAAGCCGTGGATATCACAAAGGATAACAAAGCATGGGACGGTTCTCCTGTTTATTCTCCCGATGGAAAATATATTGCTTACCGCAAGCAGGTCATTCCGGGATATGAGTCCGATCTTTTCCGGATTGCCTTATACAACAGACAAACAGGCGAGTCAAAGATCATTACCGGTTCGTTTGATAACTGGATTGACGATCTGAAATGGGGCGCCGATTCCAAATCGATTTATTTTACCGGAGAGGTGCTGGGTCGTGAGCCAGTGTATAAAATAGATATCGAGAACCAGGCTATAATAACGCCTGTCAGTGGCGCAAAGACGATCTACGGCTTTGACCTTGACCGTCAGGGAAATCTTTATTACACTGCCAGTACAGTAGGCAAGCCGGTAGCTTTATACCGCATGGATGCTTCGGGTAATGCACGGGCCTCTCAATTGACTTTTTTCAACCGGAAGCTGGAAGAAGAAGTGGATATCCGTCCTGCCGATACGATGTGGGTAGCCGGAGTGGATGGCAAAAAAGTGGAAGTCTTCATTGTTAAGCCACATGATTTCAATCCGGCCCGCAAATATCCGCTTATCCTGAATGTACATGGTGGTCCGCAAAGCCAATGGATGAATTCGTTCCGTGGCGACTGGCAGGTTTATCCGGGTGCAGGCTATGTGGTGGCATTCTGTAACCCGCACGGATCAACGGGATACGGACAGGCATATACCCGTGAGATATCGGGCGACTGGGGCGGAAAACCTTTCGAAGACCTGATGAAAGTGACAGATGCCCTTGCTAACCTCTCTTACGTTGATTCAACACGCATGGGTGCTATGGGATGGTCATACGGCGGATACATGATGAATTGGTTCCAGGCCAGAACCAAACGCTTTAAATGCCTGGCTTCGATGATGGGGCTTTACGATTTGCGTTCCGAATGGGGAGCAACAGAAGAACTATGGTTTCCAAACTTTGACCTGAAAGGCCAGCCGTGGAATTCGGATTTGTATAAGAAATTCTCCCCATCGGAATATGTGCGGAATTTTGCTACGCCTACGTTGATTATTACCGGGCAACTTGATTTCCGGGTTCCATATACGCAGGGGATTCAGTATTTCACAACATTGCAAACTTTGGGAATCCCATCCCGTTTGATCATCTTTAAGAACGATGGACACTGGCCCAACGTGGTTAAATCCATGCCTTTGTATTACGATGCCCATCTGGATTGGTTCCATAAATATCTTGGCGGAGCGCCTGCTCCATATAATGTAAAGGAACTGGTGAGGAACCAGGTCTTTTCGCCTGTAAAGGAGTTGAAGTAA
- a CDS encoding IS91 family transposase, which yields MENKKQTIEIADIFRDYKHDLADNLTLCAVQQKAFEDIVACRTSELGGHTLYCNNCDNKVQSYNSCRNRNCPKCQYIKRMQWVDKLAANLPAVKHFHIVFTIPSCLHNLFYINQQVAYGLLFKAVGKTLVQCAKNTEYLGAQAGAVALLHTWGQTLAYHPHIHTIVPAGGLSDDGMEWIPSAKKFFVPVKVLSAVFRGILCRFLEEAINKGEIKLPEDTVCFQTLKTKCYDKKWVVYAQKPFSSPDNLIRYLGNYTHRVAISNHRIVDYKAGKVTFYYKDNKAGGTRKAMTLEAREFIRRFMQHILPTGFCKIRYFGFMAMCNRKSQLDLCYSIILTPTCLSKLTGLQAMEVLQIITGKDPVICPKCNKGKLTIIPNNSNLHIEPG from the coding sequence ATGGAAAATAAAAAGCAAACCATAGAAATTGCTGACATTTTCCGGGATTACAAACATGACTTAGCAGACAATCTTACTCTTTGCGCTGTTCAGCAAAAAGCGTTTGAAGATATTGTAGCTTGCCGAACATCCGAGCTAGGTGGACATACTTTATATTGCAATAACTGTGATAATAAGGTTCAATCATACAACTCGTGCCGTAATCGTAATTGTCCCAAATGTCAGTACATAAAACGAATGCAATGGGTGGATAAGTTAGCTGCTAATCTTCCAGCGGTAAAACATTTTCATATTGTATTTACCATTCCATCGTGTCTGCATAATCTGTTTTATATCAATCAACAAGTTGCTTACGGCTTGTTGTTCAAAGCGGTCGGAAAAACATTGGTTCAATGTGCTAAGAATACAGAATATCTTGGAGCACAAGCCGGAGCTGTTGCACTGCTGCATACCTGGGGACAAACTCTGGCGTATCATCCACATATCCATACCATAGTTCCTGCAGGTGGGTTATCGGACGATGGAATGGAATGGATACCGAGTGCCAAAAAGTTTTTTGTTCCGGTAAAAGTGTTGAGTGCAGTTTTCAGGGGTATTTTATGTCGGTTCTTGGAAGAAGCCATCAACAAAGGAGAAATAAAACTACCTGAGGATACTGTCTGTTTTCAAACACTGAAAACAAAATGCTATGATAAAAAATGGGTAGTATATGCTCAAAAACCGTTTTCTTCACCTGACAATCTTATCCGTTATCTGGGAAATTACACGCATCGTGTAGCCATTAGTAATCACCGTATTGTGGATTATAAAGCAGGTAAAGTGACTTTTTACTACAAAGATAACAAAGCAGGGGGAACAAGAAAAGCCATGACTTTAGAGGCCCGTGAGTTTATCCGCAGGTTTATGCAACATATTTTGCCAACAGGATTTTGTAAAATCCGTTACTTTGGCTTTATGGCTATGTGCAACCGAAAATCTCAACTTGACTTGTGTTACTCCATCATACTTACTCCAACCTGTTTATCAAAACTCACGGGATTACAAGCCATGGAAGTATTACAAATCATTACAGGCAAAGACCCTGTTATTTGCCCCAAATGCAACAAAGGAAAGTTAACAATAATTCCTAATAACAGCAATTTACATATAGAGCCGGGCTAA
- a CDS encoding tyrosine-type recombinase/integrase, translating into MSPNKSFENLLIREMQIRNYSPRTIDTYCKLLCNLEKEFGKLLYEITTEDFKSKLHFMITQKGASVSTVNQLISAFKIFYVAVCHREWEEFRVKRPRTEKKLPIVLSLEEVGRMISVTNNLKHKAILMLTYSAGLRRMEVLQIKPKDIDSQRMQVHVVQGKGKKDRYTILSQKTLETLREYYKAERPTKFLFEPAGHKGQPLWERSMEHIVKNSAKKAGIKKDVSFHTLRHCFATHLLEAGVNLRQIQQFMGHTSFKTTAVYLHVAHIKTNEFTSPLDKINLY; encoded by the coding sequence ATGAGCCCAAACAAGTCCTTCGAGAATTTGCTGATCAGGGAGATGCAGATTCGCAATTACAGTCCGCGCACAATTGATACCTATTGTAAACTACTTTGCAATTTAGAAAAAGAATTTGGGAAATTGTTGTATGAGATTACCACCGAAGACTTTAAATCTAAGTTGCATTTTATGATTACCCAAAAAGGGGCTTCTGTTTCCACCGTAAATCAACTTATTAGTGCGTTCAAAATCTTTTATGTAGCTGTATGTCATCGTGAATGGGAAGAATTCCGTGTAAAACGACCACGCACAGAGAAAAAACTACCTATTGTTTTATCGCTTGAGGAAGTTGGGAGGATGATTTCAGTAACGAATAACCTGAAACACAAAGCCATCCTTATGCTCACTTATTCTGCCGGTTTACGCAGAATGGAAGTATTACAAATTAAACCAAAAGACATTGATTCGCAGCGGATGCAAGTGCATGTAGTTCAGGGAAAAGGTAAAAAGGACAGATATACTATTCTTTCACAAAAGACACTTGAAACACTCCGTGAATACTACAAAGCGGAAAGACCAACAAAGTTTCTCTTTGAACCTGCCGGGCATAAAGGACAACCCTTGTGGGAAAGATCTATGGAACATATCGTTAAGAACAGTGCAAAAAAGGCAGGTATAAAAAAAGACGTTTCATTTCATACCTTACGGCATTGTTTCGCTACACATTTATTGGAAGCAGGTGTAAACCTGAGGCAGATACAACAGTTCATGGGACACACTTCATTTAAAACCACAGCCGTATATTTGCACGTAGCTCATATAAAAACCAATGAGTTTACTTCTCCATTAGATAAAATAAACCTGTATTGA
- a CDS encoding AraC family transcriptional regulator yields the protein MITVEQIVHITRILEHIEANLGHHGTYMEIAQMVPVSTTKLWCLFKEITGESYDNYIIRVKMELAYRILHAEPSLLIQLIAVLLGYGYSGSFSTAFNKAFGILPSHARFLKQKPVTRHINPDFESDIRFGGICEMADRFVVYRRVFKGYTPEKIRSNFCSLSTCVMQDNLEVCQSIGVIHDDPDYTPHNKCRYDVCFSINTAFTKPRRLYNSKWIKGGTYACYHFSGKEEELHAAWNYITRNWQDGNEYMIDITPRLEIFSKHFNNNRDRFHATLYLPVKKKKRLKS from the coding sequence ATGATAACAGTAGAACAAATTGTGCATATTACGCGTATACTGGAGCACATCGAAGCCAATCTTGGCCATCACGGCACTTATATGGAGATTGCCCAAATGGTTCCTGTTTCAACCACTAAATTGTGGTGTTTGTTTAAAGAAATAACAGGAGAATCCTATGATAATTATATTATACGTGTCAAGATGGAATTAGCCTACCGTATCCTGCATGCCGAACCTTCCCTGCTTATTCAGCTTATTGCAGTCTTGTTAGGCTATGGGTATTCCGGTAGCTTTAGTACTGCCTTCAACAAAGCCTTTGGCATCCTGCCTTCACATGCACGGTTTCTGAAGCAGAAGCCTGTCACGCGCCATATCAATCCTGATTTTGAATCCGACATCCGGTTCGGGGGCATTTGTGAGATGGCCGATCGGTTTGTGGTATACCGGAGGGTATTCAAAGGATATACTCCTGAAAAAATCCGTAGCAACTTTTGCTCCTTGTCCACCTGCGTTATGCAGGACAACCTGGAGGTATGCCAATCCATCGGGGTGATACACGATGACCCCGATTACACACCTCACAACAAATGCCGCTATGATGTTTGTTTTTCCATAAACACGGCGTTTACAAAGCCACGGCGTTTGTACAACTCGAAATGGATAAAGGGTGGTACTTATGCCTGTTATCATTTCTCGGGAAAAGAAGAGGAACTGCATGCCGCATGGAATTATATCACACGGAATTGGCAAGACGGCAATGAATACATGATTGATATAACTCCCCGTCTTGAAATTTTTTCCAAACACTTTAATAACAATCGGGATAGGTTTCATGCAACATTATACCTGCCTGTCAAAAAGAAAAAACGGTTGAAATCATAA
- a CDS encoding substrate-binding domain-containing protein — protein MAENKNIKIKDIAQMAGVSVGTVDRVLHDRGRVSEENLKKVKAILEVVNYQPNMMARTLASKKHYKIAVIIPAFQPGEYWEKVYKGIQRAEGEFAGYGVHLEKFLFDQHNSHSLRKIINELLAGSFDFNAVLMATLFSNLMIEFSQTLDLLRIPYNYIDANIPAQQQLAYFGTNSGDSGEIGAKMLLYNIKKNADIVIPKILNIGDQDSNQWINRETGFLDYLNHTAYSGTIHRIELYLDDPVYNFRELDILLKSKPKIRGGIVFNSKAHILANYLKIRNINDISVIGYDVIEANIKLLKEGIIKALIAQRPQQQGYEGIKSLCEYLILKKTPPKENYLPIDILLPENIDYYQNQ, from the coding sequence ATGGCTGAAAATAAAAATATCAAGATCAAAGATATTGCCCAAATGGCTGGCGTTTCGGTTGGCACAGTCGACCGCGTACTGCATGACAGGGGGCGGGTGTCTGAAGAAAACCTCAAAAAGGTAAAAGCCATTCTGGAAGTGGTCAATTATCAGCCGAACATGATGGCCCGGACCCTTGCCTCAAAGAAACACTATAAAATTGCCGTCATCATTCCCGCTTTTCAACCGGGAGAGTACTGGGAAAAGGTATATAAAGGCATACAACGGGCTGAAGGAGAGTTTGCGGGCTATGGCGTACATCTTGAGAAATTTTTGTTCGACCAGCACAACAGCCATTCACTACGCAAAATCATCAACGAGCTACTGGCAGGATCTTTTGATTTTAATGCCGTCTTAATGGCTACCCTGTTTTCGAACCTGATGATTGAATTTTCCCAAACGCTGGATCTTCTCAGGATTCCGTATAATTATATCGATGCCAATATCCCCGCACAGCAGCAATTGGCCTATTTTGGAACCAATTCCGGGGATAGCGGTGAGATCGGAGCCAAGATGTTACTGTATAACATCAAAAAGAATGCTGATATTGTCATTCCCAAAATATTAAACATAGGCGATCAGGACTCCAATCAATGGATCAACCGGGAAACCGGATTCCTGGATTACCTGAACCATACCGCCTATAGCGGCACAATCCATCGTATTGAGCTGTATCTGGATGATCCGGTTTATAACTTCAGGGAGCTCGATATTCTGCTAAAGAGTAAACCGAAAATCAGGGGTGGCATTGTCTTTAACTCCAAAGCCCATATCCTTGCCAATTATCTGAAAATAAGAAACATCAACGACATCAGTGTCATCGGGTATGATGTCATCGAAGCAAACATCAAACTGCTCAAGGAAGGCATCATCAAAGCCCTGATCGCACAACGCCCACAACAACAGGGCTATGAAGGGATAAAATCGCTCTGCGAATACCTTATTCTAAAGAAGACCCCGCCAAAAGAAAATTATCTCCCTATTGATATTCTTTTGCCCGAAAACATTGATTACTATCAAAACCAATGA